The Streptococcus marmotae genome contains the following window.
TGAATACAGTTTCTATATATATTGAGACAAACGTCTAACTCCAATACTCTATAAAAAATCAAAATCTTTCCCCAGACTCTTTGTTAATATTTTCGGAAACGCTCATACCGTTCTGCGACTAATTGTTCTCTTGAACGAGATTGTAACTCCGCAAAGCTAGCAATCAACTCTTCTTTCAAGCCTTCCACAACTTCTGTTTGACTGCCTTTTTCTGAAATAACCTTGTCAATTACTCCCATTTCCAATAGTTCATAGGAGGTGATTTTCATGAGCTTGGCAGCTTCCATAGCACGACTGGCATCTTTCCATAAAATAGAGGCAAAACCTTCTGGACTAAGCACCGCATAGATGGCATTCTCTAACATCCAGACTCGGTCTGCTACTGCTAGGGCGAGTGCGCCACCTGATCCCCCCTCACCGATGATTAGAGCAATAATAGGAACCTTTAAATCACTCATTTCCATGAGATTACGAGCAATCGCCTCCCCTTGGCCACGCTCTTCCGCACCGATTCCTGGATAGGCTCCAGCCGTATTAATCAACGTCAGAATTGGCCGACAAAATTTCTCAGCCTGCTGCATCAAGCGTAGTGCCTTGCGATAACCTTCTGGATGTGGCTGACCAAAATTTCGTTTCAAATTATCTTGTAAACTCTTACCTTTTTGAATCCCTACGACTGTGACAGGCATTCCACCTAACAGCCCAAGACCACCGATGACTGCACCGTCATCGCGAAATTGGCGATCACCATGCAATTCCATAAAGTCATCTAGGAGCAGACGCGCATAGTCCAGACTGGTCAATCGAGCCTGATCACGTGCCTGCCGAATGATTTTTGCTATCTCCGTCATCTCTTTCCTCCATGCAATCGAACTAGGTAGCCAATGGTTTCCCGTAATGCTTGCCGCTTGACAATTGCATCGACAAATCCATGTTCTTGTAAAAATTCAGCCTTTTGAAAATCATCTGGTAGCTGCTCTCGAACAGTCGTTTCAATCACACGACGGCCCGCAAAGCCTACTAAGGCTTGTGGCTCAGCTAGGATAATGTCACCCTCCATAGCAAAGGAGGCGGTTACCCCACCTGTCGTTGGATCTGTCAAAATGGTCAAATAGAACAAACCTGCATTGGAATGGCGCTTAACAGCTGTAGAAATCTTTGCCATTTGCATGAGACTCATAATCCCTTCCTGCATCCGAGCACCGCCCGAAGCTGTAAAAAGGACGACCGGAAACTGTTGCTCTGTCGCATATTCAAACAAACGGGTGATTTTTTCGCCGACCACGGTCCCCATACTAGCCATGATAAAGGACGCATCCATAATACCGAGTGCTACTTCCTGACCTAAAATCTCTGCCTTTCCTGTCAATACCGCTTCATCCAAACCTGTTTTCGCACGGACTGCTGCTAACTTTTCGGTATACTGGGGGAAATTGAGAGGATTGGTCGTTTCAATACCTGTAAACAATTCTTCAAACGATCCCTCATCGATCGTTAAATTCAGACGCTCATAGGCACTAATACGAAAGGTGTAGGAACAATGCTGGCACATTTTCTCCTGACCCAACTCTTTCTGATAAATCAGACGTTTGCAGGCAGGACATTTTGAAAATAGGGCATCCGGCACTTCGGGCTTATTCTGAGAAGTTGTATTCATAAGCGATCGATTGGGATTGATGCGAATGTATTTATCCTTTTTTCTAAATAAAGCCATTGGCTCCTCCTTCTTTACTACTGATTAGCCTCACTTCTACTCGTCAAAAATCAATATCTGATGTCGTTAACCCTGCGTTTTTTAGGACACAAGCTACGCTAGTTTTATCTATCACCTTCCACAATTCTCAATTGTGGAAGCTAGTCAGATGTTAATTTTTATAGTGTATTACTCTACTACTCCACGATAACGAGGTAAAAAGTCTTCCATGAGGTAGGCGGTGTCATAATCTCCTGCTACCACACGTTTATCCGCAATCAAGTCCAATTGGAAATCTGTATTGGTCACCAGTCCATCAATCTCTAACTCATACAAGGCACGCTGCATTTTCATCAAAGCTTCAAAACGATTGCCACCATGGACAATGACCTTAGCAATCATGCTGTCGTAGTAGGGCGGAATTGTATACCCTGGATAAACCGCCGAATCCACTCGCACTCCGACACCACCACTCGGTAGGTAGAGATTAGAAATCTTCCCGGGACTTGGTGCAAAGTTAAAGGCTGGATTTTCAGCATTGATACGGCACTCAATGGCATGACCCTGAATCCTAATCTCGTCTTGAATCACACTCAGTTCTTGCCCTGCAGCAATACGAATCTGCTCCTTGACAATATCAATGCCCGTGACAAATTCTGTTACAGGATGTTCTACCTGAACACGGGTGTTCATTTCCATGAAATAAAACTGACCACTTGCTTCGTCTAGCAGAAATTCAATCGTTCCTGCATTTTCATACCCAACAGACTGGGCTGCTCGTACTGCTGCTTGGCCAATCTGTTCACGAAGGGTTTGCCCAATAGCAATGGACGGAGCTTCTTCAAGAACCTTTTGATTATTACGCTGAAGGGAGCAATCACGCTCTCCTAAATGGACAACATGACCGTATTGGTCTGCTAAAATTTGAACCTCAATATGTCTTGCTGGGTAAATGACCCGCTCAAGATACATAGCCCCATTTCCAAAAGCGGCCTTGGCTTCGCTGGAAGCAGACTCAAAAGCTGCAATCAGGTCTGCTGCTTTTTCCACCTTGCGGATTCCTTTTCCCCCACCACCAGCTGAAGCTTTTAGCATGACAGGATAACCAATTTTTTCAGCAATGGCAAGGGCTTCTTCAGCTGTAAATACTTCTCCGTCTGAACCTGGAATCACAGGGACATCTGCTTCAATCATCTTTTTTCGAGCATTAATTTTATCCCCCATGGTGTCCATGACTGCTCCAGACGGTCCGATAAATTTAATTCCTACTTCGGAACAAAGAATCGCAAAGGTAGAATTTTCACTTAAAAAACCAAATCCTGGGTGAATAGCTTGCGCCCCTGTTACGACAGCTGCAGAAATAATGGCATTCATGTTTAGATAGGAATCTCTCGAACGAGCTGGACCAATACAAATAGCTTCATCTGCTAACATCGTATGCAAAGCTTCCTTATCAGCCGTTGAATAAACTGCAACTGTTGCAATTCCCAATTCGCGTGCCGCACGAATAATCCGCACAGCAATTTCTCCACGATTGGCGATGAGTATTTTTTGAAACATGTTCTCCTCCTTCCTCTTCATACTCTATAAAAACAGCACTATTTAACTAGAGTTTGGGACAAAAGCCCCGTATCCCATTACATTTTATCGTTTTAACAGTTTGACGCGGTAATTGTCAGACTTGTAAGGGAGTTTGGAACCTCAAAAGGGTTCTCACTCTCTATTTTCCAAACTCAGACACCTACTGCAAAGGTTAGGGTTCCACTTGCTGCGAGTACACCGTCTACTTCCGCTTTGGCTTCAACAACTGCAATCGTCCCACGACGTTTGACAAAACGAGCTGTCATGATGAGCTGGTCTCCTGGCACAACTTGCTTTTTAAATTTTACCTTGTCCATACCTGCGTAAAAGACCAATTTCCCCTTGTTCTCTTCCTTAGACAGTTCCAAAACACCTGCTGTCTGCGCTAGGGCTTCCATAATCAGAACTCCTGGCATAACAGGATAGTCTGGAAAATGCCCATTAAAGAACGGTTCGTTCATGGTCACATTTTTTAGCGCTACAATTTCATCTTCTCTAACCTCCAGCACCCGATCAACTAAAAGCATCGGATAACGATGAGGAAGAGCTTCTTTTATTTCTTGTATCGTCATCATACAATCCGTACCAATCCTTGTCCAAATTCAACCACAGCTTCATTAGCAACCAAGACTTCTGCTATCACACCATCACACGGTGCAGGAATTTCATTCATCACCTTCATAGCTTCGATAATCATCACGGTTTGACCTTTTTTAACAGTATTACCTACTGAAACAAAAGCCGCCTTGTCTGGTGATGGAGATAGATAGGCTACTCCTACGAGCGGACTGTCTACAACTGTCCCTTCGCTCACGGTTTCAGGAGCCCTTTCTGCTACTCTTGCTACACTGGTTGCTTCAACTCTCGGCTCTGACATACCTTCTGCTGGGGTAGCCGACTGAATACTTGGTCCAACCGACTCAGCCTTGTGTTCATTTTTACTAAAGACGAGTTGAACACCGTTGTTTCTATAAGAAAATTCCCGTAGACTTGATTGATCAAATTGAGCCATCAAGTCCTTAATCTCAGTATTGTTCACTTAATCCTCCCAACGTTTAAAAGCAATCACGGCATTGTGGCCACCGAAACCAAAGGTATTTGAAATGGCATGGCGGATTTCCATATCACGACCTTGACCATAAATAACATCTGCTTCAATGTAATCGGACAATTCTGTCGTTCCCGCTGTCTTTGGAGCATGAGAATGGCGTATGGCCTCAATCACCGCAACCGCCTCAACGGCTCCTGCTGCTCCTAAGAGATGACCAGTGTAAGATTTGGTAGAAGAAACTGGCGTATTCGTCCCAAATACTGCTACAATCGCTTGGCTCTCTGCCTTTTCATTAACTGGAGTAGAAGTTCCATGGGCGTTGATATAATCAATATCTTTAGGTTCTAAACCTGCTTCACCAATGGCTAACTTCATCGCCTTAATGGCACCAAGTCCTTCTGGATGAGGAGAGGTCATGTGGTGGGCATCGCAGGTATTTCCATATCCTACAATTTCTGCTAGAATGGTCGCTCCACGTTTTGTGGCATGCTCCAAACTTTCCAAAACCAGGACAGCTGCACCTTCTCCCATGACAAAACCATTACGATCCTTATCAAAGGGAATAGAGGCTCTCTCTGGATCTTCCGTGGTGGAGAGGGCTGTTAAGGCTTGGAAACCGCCGATTGCGAACGGTGTAATCGCAGCTTCTGAGCCACCTGCTAACATGACATCTTGAAATCCAAATTTGATGTCACGAAAGGCCTCACCAATTGCGTCATTGGATGCAGCACAAGCGGTAATCACACATTTACAAATGCCATTTGCCCCAACCTGCATAGCAATATTGCCAGCAGCCATATTCGGAAGAGCCTTAGGAAGGACCATAGGTCGAATTCGCTTTGCGCCCTTGGTGTTCATTTTTTCAACCTGCTCTTCAATTTCCTTGATTCCACCGATACCTGTTGATAAAACAACACCAAAACGGTCGCGATTTAGGCTATCGGTATCTAAAGCAGCATGAGCAACTGCCTCGTGAGCTGCATATAAAGCATATAGAGAATACAAATCATAGCGGTTGCTATCTTTTTTGACGAAATACTTATCAAATGGAAAATCGGTCACTTCTGCAGCATTGTGGACATTGTAATCGCTCGTATCAAATTTGGTAATCGGTCCAATTCCGACTTTTCCAGACTTCAAGCTATTCCAAAATTCTTCAGGTGTGTTTCCGATTGGCGATGTTAGGCCATATCCTGTTACTACTACACGGTTTGTTGTCATGTCTTACTCCTTTATTGCATGGTTAAGCCACCATCTATGGCGAGCACTTGGCCTGTGAGGTATTCTTGGCGAGCGAGAAATACAGCAACTTCTGCTACTTCTTGTACCAACCCAAAACGTTTCATCGGAATTTGCCCTAGCATAGCTGTCTTGATCTTATCCGGTAAAACAGCTGTCATATCTGACTCGATAAAACCTGGTGCAATCGCATTGACACGGATATTGCGACCGGCAACCTCACGGGAAATCGACTTGGTCAATCCAATCACGCCTGCTTTAGAAGCTGCATAATTGGCCTGACCGGCATTCCCTGTCAACCCCACGACACTAGACAAATTGATAATTGCTCCAGCTTTCGCCTTGGTCATCGGTTTCAACACAGCCTGTGTCATATTAAAAGTCCCTGTCAGATTAACCTTAAGTACCGACTCAAAATCATCTTCTGACATCCTTAGTGCCAAGCCGTCTTTGGTAATGCCAGCATTGTTGACCAAGATATCGACAGAACCTGCATATTCAATGGCTTCTGCTACCATACGCTGTGCTTCACTAGAGTCCGCAACATTGCCCAGCACCACATGGACTTGAACACCATAAGATGCAAAACTCTCTATCACCTCTTCTGAAATACTATTGCGCCCATTTAAGATAATATTAGCTCCTTGCCTTGCAAATTCATGGGCAATACCCAGTCCAATTCCACGACTAGATCCTGTAATCAAGACATTTTTTCCCTTTACTTCCATTTTTTACTCCTCTGCCATAAATGTTGCCAGTGTAGCGAGATTTTCGACCTGATGGACACGTGCTGAGCGATCAATTTTTTTCAAGAAACCTGACAAGACTGCTCCTGGCCCAATTTCAACAAATTCTGTTACTCCAGCCGCCTGCATACAAGCAATCGAATCATAGAAACGAACGGGTTCCATCACCTGGCGCGTCAAAAGAGGAACGATTTCTTCTTTGGTCATCACCTGAGCCAGCGTATTGCCAACCAAGGGAAGGGTAAAATCATGAAAGGAAACCGTCGCCAAGGCTGTTGCTAATTGCTTTGAAGCAGGTTCTAGTAAGGCTGTGTGAAAAGGGCCTGATACATTGAGGGGGATCAAGCGCTTCACCCCTGCTTCTTTCAGCAAATCTAAAGCCCTATCGACTGCAGCAACTTCACCACCAATCACGATTTGAGCAGGTGTGTTGTAGTTAGCAGCTGCCACAATGCCATATTCTGAAGCTTTTTGACAGACTTGTTCAATTATATCTAAATCCGCATTCAGGACGGCCACCATTTTACCACTACCTGCCGGCGCAGCAGTCTCCATATATTCACCACGCTTAGCTACCAGGGCAACCGCCTCTTTAAAATCTAAGGCACCTGAAGCTACCAGGGCACTATATTCACCTAGAGAGAGACCGGCCACCATATCTGCGCTTGCTCCCTTTTCCTGCAACAAACGCCAAATAGCAACTGAAGTCGTCAAAATCGCTGGCTGAGTATAGCGAGTTTGATTCAGTTTTTCCTCATCTGAGTCAATCAAGTGCCGTAAATCATAACCAAGAACACTTCTTGCTTCATCAAAAGTTTGTCTCACAATTTCATACTGGTCATAGAGGTCACGCCCCATTCCAAGGTATTGAGCACCTTGACCAGCAAATAAATAGGCTCTTTTTGTCATCTTATTCTCCACTTGTTGCCCAACGTGTAGCCTGTTCCTTGATAACACGAGCTGCTCCGTCATAAATATCACGCACAATCTCCGCACATGACTCTTCTTTTCTAATCAAGCCAGCAATCTGTCCAGCCATGACGGAGCCATAATCCACATCACCGTCTACAACCGCATTACGCAAAGCGCCAGCTCCTAAGACTTCAATGTCTTCGCTTGTTTTTTCCCCACGTAGAAAGTCTTTTTCTGCGCTTGCATAAGCTGTTGCCAACTTATTTTTGATAGCACGTACAGGATGACCTACGACTTGAGCGGAAACAGTAGTATCAATATCTTTTGCCCTGAGAATCTTAGCCTTGAAGTTTGGATGAGCATTGGATTCTGTTGCGACAACAAAGCGTGTCCCAACTTGTACTGCCTCCGCTCCTAGCATAAAGGCCGCTGCCGCTCCAGCACCATCTGCAATTCCTCCTGCCGCAATAACAGGAATGGATACTGCCTCAACTACCTGTCGGACCAAAGTCATAGTCGTCAATTTTCCAATATGGCCACCAGCTTCCATACCTTCTGCGATGACAGCATCAACACCTAGTTTCTCCATGCGTTTTGCAAGGGCAACACTTGGAACAACTGGAATGACTGTAATTCCCGCAGCATGAAACCGCTCCATATACTTCCCTGGATTTCCAGCACCAGTCGTTACCACTTTGACACCTTCTTCAATGACTAAATCAACAATGTCTTCTACAAATGGTGATAAGAGCATGATGTTGACTCCAAATGGCTTGCCAGTTAATGATTTAACCTTGTCAATATTGGCTTTGACAACCTCTTTTGGGGCATTTCCGCCACCGATAATCCCTAGACCTCCTGCATTGGATACCGCACCAGCTAAATCCCCATCTGCGACCCAAGCCATTCCACCTTGGAAAATAGGATAATCAATACCAAGCAGTTCTGTAATTTTTGTTTGCATACCGTCCTCTTTCAATTCTTCATTTGCTTAGTTAATCATTTGAGACTCAAACAATTAACTAAACAAGGAAGTGAGTATCTTTCACTCACTACTTTTTTATAAATATTTTGACATATAGATGTTTTGAATATCAAAGTATGTACCCTAGTAAAAATGCTAGAAACTAGCATTTGACTACTCCTACTCAATCACAATCAGCACCTAAGCAGCTTTTATAATTAAGAACTGTGAAGGTTAGAAAGCGTTCTAGCAAAGCTAATCTCTGCTAGAACTGACATTCACTCAATGTTAGCGACTGATTTTTGACGAATATTATTTTGTTTGTGCTTCTACGTAAGCCACTAAATCAGCTACCGTGTTCAACCCTTCTTCTGATTCGATTTGAATATCAAATTCATCTTCGATTTCTGAAATAACTTGGAACAAGTCCAATGAATCTGCATCTAAATCTTCAAATGTTGTTGTAAGGGTCACTTCTTCTGCATCCTTACCAAGTTCTTCAACAATAATTGCTTGTACTTTTTCAAATACTGCCATGATAGTTCTCCTTTAAAGAAAATATAAAATTTTTTAATAACTGTAAAAACAGTCCATTAACTAAAGTTTTAATAGAATAGCTCCCCAAGTGAGGCCTCCACCAAATCCACTCATCACCAAAGTTTGGCTGCCGTCAAGGAGAATGCTACCCTGCTCTACACACTCCGATAGTAAAATCGGAATACTTGCTGCACTGGTATTGCCATACTCGGCCATATTGGCTGGAAATTTCGCTAGATGACTGCCTAATTTCTTAGCCATTTTTTCCAAAATCCGTCGATTGGCCTGATGTAATAAATAATAATCAATCTCATCATCTGATAAATCGTGGTTGACAAGCAAGTCTTGTATGGTCTTGGTCACATCTCGCAGCGCAAATTCAAAGATAGAGCGCCCTTCCATTTTCAGATAGGGATGAGGAACACTTGTTTCTGAAAAAGGAGATGAAAGTCCTGACACACCTGATTGTAAATCCATTCCTCTGCTACCATCTGTCCGATGAATTTCCCCTAGAAAATGCGGTTGCTCTGCCACATCTAATAGGACACCGCCTGCACCATCTCCAAAGAGAACAGCCGTGCTTCTATCTGACCAATCAAGGGTTTTGGAAAGTGTTTCTGCACCAATGACCATCCCTCGTTTGTATCGACCCGAAGCAATCAACTTTTCAGCAGTCGATAAGGCAAAGACAAAGCCTGAACACGCTGCAACCAAATCATAGGCAAAGGCTTGACTTGCACCAATATTGGCCTGAACTCGTGCTGCTGTTGACGGCATAGCAGAGTCTGGTGTAATCGTTGCAAGGATAATAAAATCAATCGTTTCTGGAGCATAGCCACTCTTTTGCAGCAACTGCTTTGCTACTTGTGTCGCTAAATCACTCGTATCCTCATTCCTTGTGATATGGCGTCTGCGAATCCCCGTCCTAGAGGCAATCCACTCATCACTCGTATCCATTAGCAGCGCCAATTGATCATTTTCAATAACTTGCTTAGGAACATAATGGGCCACATGACTGATTTTTGCAAAGCTCGTCATTTTAAGCCCTCCAAGAACTGATAGAGTTTCAAGAGACCCTTTTTCATGACCTTATATTCGGCTTCATCCATATCTGAGGTAATTTGGTGCACCATCTCCTTGTGAAATCGTTGGTGCAATCGATAGACCAATCTCCCTTTTTTGGTCAAATGAAGATGAATCACACGGCGATCTCTAGTTGATCGAACCCGTTCAATATAGCCTTTTCGTTCCAAATTATTCAAACTAGTTGTTACTGTACCAAGTGTGACCATCAAAGCACTGGCAACATGACTAGGAGTCACACCTTCTCTGTCACCAATGACATCAATCGTGTGCATTTCCTTGATTGAAATATCCTTAAAACGACTACCGCGCAGGCTGGTTTCTTCAATAATCAATACATTATTAAAGATTGCAGTCAGATATTCATTGATCTTTGCTTCTTCCACAATTGAATGCCTCCTCACATACTTTGACTCTCAAAGTATACGATAGATTTATTTGATTGTCAAATATTTTCTGTTACATCGGATAGAATTTAAGAAAGAATTGACCTGTACTATTCTATAAAAATTAAAATCTGACTAGGGAGCCGTTCAAAAAGTGTCCAGCATTTTTTTGTTTGAGTAGTTTTACGCATATCAATAGTCAGAGGAGTGACAATTAATACTTGAGGCTAGAAATTCGAAAGCGAAATTGACAAAATCAAATTCCTACGAAATAACGATTGAGTCCTTACTCCCGGTGATAGATAAAACCAGCGTAGCTTGTGCCCTAAAAAACTCAGGTAAAACTAGAGTTCAGCAAGATGAGTAAGCGACATCAGATGTTAATTTTTAACGAGTATAGATGGCGTCTCCGTATGTCAACATAATTCCTTTATAGGTCGTCTGCTACTCCTTTTCTCGTTATACCTACTCTATTATGACACACATCAAAGCATTCTAAAAATTTCGTACAAAGTCTACTGACAAGCGGAATAGTTTTTGTTATAATGATGAAAAGCATAAAAGGAGAGTGAAAATTTTTATGAAAGTGACTAAATTTGGCGGTAGTTCCCTCGCATCAGCTACCCAACTTGAAAAAGTATTCACTATTGTCCAAGCAGATTCAGAACGTCGATTCATCGTCGTATCTGCTCCCGGTAAACGAGATAGTAACGACACTAAGGTAACCGACGCTCTTATTAAATATTACAAGGAATATATAGACGGTAAAGATGTTTCTGTCAGCCAAGAATGGATTATCAATCGCTATCAAGCCATGGTAGATGAGCTAGATTTCCCAGGCAAATGCATGAAAAAAATCAAAGACAGCATTTTAGGACTTGCAACACTACCGATTGAGGACAATGACTTTCTCTATGATGCTTTTTTAGCAGCAGGAGAAGATAACAATGCCAAATTAGTTGCCGAATATTTCACCTATAAGGGTATTCCTGCCCGCTATATTCACCCTAAAAAAGCAGGTATCATTGTTAGTTCAGAACCTGGAAATGCACGCATTTTACCTTCTAGCTATGATAAAATCGAAGAATTGAACAAGGCCGACGAAGTCCTTGTCATTCCTGGATTCTTTGGGGTAACAGTTGATAACCAAATCTGTACCTTCTCTCGCGGTGGCTCAGATATTACTGGTTCTATCGTTGCTGCTGGTGTTAAGGCTGATCTCTATGAGAACTTTACAGATGTTGACGGTATTTTTGCTGCTCATCCTGGAATCATCCACAATCCACATTCTATCAAGGAATTGACCTATCGTGAAATGCGGGAGTTGGCCTATGCTGGATTCTCTGTCCTTCACGACGAAGCCCTACTTCCTGCCTACCGCGGTCGCATTCCGCTTGTCATTAAAAACACCAATAACCCTGACCACCCTGGTACACGTATTGTACTCAAACATAGCGACCATACCTTACCCGTTGTCGGAATCGCAGCAGATGACGGCTTTGTCAGCATCAATCTGTCGAAATACTTGATGAACCGAGAAATCGGATTTGGTCGGAAAGTCTTAAACATCCTCGAAGATCTCAATATTCGTTGGGAACATATGCCGACTGGAATCGATGACCTCTCACTTGTTTTACGCAGCCGCGAATTGACACCAATCAAGGAAGAAGAAATCCTCCGTCAGCTCAATTCTAAGCTCGAAGTCGACAAGGCAGAAATCGAATATGGATTATCGATTATCATGATTGTTGGTGAAAACATGAAGAGTCATGTCGGGGTAACAGCTACCGCAACAGCTGCCCTCTCTCAAGAAAATGTCAACTTGACCATGATTTCTCAAGG
Protein-coding sequences here:
- a CDS encoding acetyl-CoA carboxylase carboxyl transferase subunit alpha encodes the protein MTEIAKIIRQARDQARLTSLDYARLLLDDFMELHGDRQFRDDGAVIGGLGLLGGMPVTVVGIQKGKSLQDNLKRNFGQPHPEGYRKALRLMQQAEKFCRPILTLINTAGAYPGIGAEERGQGEAIARNLMEMSDLKVPIIALIIGEGGSGGALALAVADRVWMLENAIYAVLSPEGFASILWKDASRAMEAAKLMKITSYELLEMGVIDKVISEKGSQTEVVEGLKEELIASFAELQSRSREQLVAERYERFRKY
- the accD gene encoding acetyl-CoA carboxylase, carboxyltransferase subunit beta encodes the protein MALFRKKDKYIRINPNRSLMNTTSQNKPEVPDALFSKCPACKRLIYQKELGQEKMCQHCSYTFRISAYERLNLTIDEGSFEELFTGIETTNPLNFPQYTEKLAAVRAKTGLDEAVLTGKAEILGQEVALGIMDASFIMASMGTVVGEKITRLFEYATEQQFPVVLFTASGGARMQEGIMSLMQMAKISTAVKRHSNAGLFYLTILTDPTTGGVTASFAMEGDIILAEPQALVGFAGRRVIETTVREQLPDDFQKAEFLQEHGFVDAIVKRQALRETIGYLVRLHGGKR
- the accC gene encoding acetyl-CoA carboxylase biotin carboxylase subunit, whose protein sequence is MFQKILIANRGEIAVRIIRAARELGIATVAVYSTADKEALHTMLADEAICIGPARSRDSYLNMNAIISAAVVTGAQAIHPGFGFLSENSTFAILCSEVGIKFIGPSGAVMDTMGDKINARKKMIEADVPVIPGSDGEVFTAEEALAIAEKIGYPVMLKASAGGGGKGIRKVEKAADLIAAFESASSEAKAAFGNGAMYLERVIYPARHIEVQILADQYGHVVHLGERDCSLQRNNQKVLEEAPSIAIGQTLREQIGQAAVRAAQSVGYENAGTIEFLLDEASGQFYFMEMNTRVQVEHPVTEFVTGIDIVKEQIRIAAGQELSVIQDEIRIQGHAIECRINAENPAFNFAPSPGKISNLYLPSGGVGVRVDSAVYPGYTIPPYYDSMIAKVIVHGGNRFEALMKMQRALYELEIDGLVTNTDFQLDLIADKRVVAGDYDTAYLMEDFLPRYRGVVE
- the fabZ gene encoding 3-hydroxyacyl-ACP dehydratase FabZ, with the protein product MMTIQEIKEALPHRYPMLLVDRVLEVREDEIVALKNVTMNEPFFNGHFPDYPVMPGVLIMEALAQTAGVLELSKEENKGKLVFYAGMDKVKFKKQVVPGDQLIMTARFVKRRGTIAVVEAKAEVDGVLAASGTLTFAVGV
- the accB gene encoding acetyl-CoA carboxylase biotin carboxyl carrier protein; its protein translation is MNNTEIKDLMAQFDQSSLREFSYRNNGVQLVFSKNEHKAESVGPSIQSATPAEGMSEPRVEATSVARVAERAPETVSEGTVVDSPLVGVAYLSPSPDKAAFVSVGNTVKKGQTVMIIEAMKVMNEIPAPCDGVIAEVLVANEAVVEFGQGLVRIV
- the fabF gene encoding beta-ketoacyl-ACP synthase II, whose product is MTTNRVVVTGYGLTSPIGNTPEEFWNSLKSGKVGIGPITKFDTSDYNVHNAAEVTDFPFDKYFVKKDSNRYDLYSLYALYAAHEAVAHAALDTDSLNRDRFGVVLSTGIGGIKEIEEQVEKMNTKGAKRIRPMVLPKALPNMAAGNIAMQVGANGICKCVITACAASNDAIGEAFRDIKFGFQDVMLAGGSEAAITPFAIGGFQALTALSTTEDPERASIPFDKDRNGFVMGEGAAVLVLESLEHATKRGATILAEIVGYGNTCDAHHMTSPHPEGLGAIKAMKLAIGEAGLEPKDIDYINAHGTSTPVNEKAESQAIVAVFGTNTPVSSTKSYTGHLLGAAGAVEAVAVIEAIRHSHAPKTAGTTELSDYIEADVIYGQGRDMEIRHAISNTFGFGGHNAVIAFKRWED
- the fabG gene encoding 3-oxoacyl-[acyl-carrier-protein] reductase, which produces MEVKGKNVLITGSSRGIGLGIAHEFARQGANIILNGRNSISEEVIESFASYGVQVHVVLGNVADSSEAQRMVAEAIEYAGSVDILVNNAGITKDGLALRMSEDDFESVLKVNLTGTFNMTQAVLKPMTKAKAGAIINLSSVVGLTGNAGQANYAASKAGVIGLTKSISREVAGRNIRVNAIAPGFIESDMTAVLPDKIKTAMLGQIPMKRFGLVQEVAEVAVFLARQEYLTGQVLAIDGGLTMQ
- the fabD gene encoding ACP S-malonyltransferase, whose amino-acid sequence is MTKRAYLFAGQGAQYLGMGRDLYDQYEIVRQTFDEARSVLGYDLRHLIDSDEEKLNQTRYTQPAILTTSVAIWRLLQEKGASADMVAGLSLGEYSALVASGALDFKEAVALVAKRGEYMETAAPAGSGKMVAVLNADLDIIEQVCQKASEYGIVAAANYNTPAQIVIGGEVAAVDRALDLLKEAGVKRLIPLNVSGPFHTALLEPASKQLATALATVSFHDFTLPLVGNTLAQVMTKEEIVPLLTRQVMEPVRFYDSIACMQAAGVTEFVEIGPGAVLSGFLKKIDRSARVHQVENLATLATFMAEE
- the fabK gene encoding enoyl-[acyl-carrier-protein] reductase FabK, producing the protein MQTKITELLGIDYPIFQGGMAWVADGDLAGAVSNAGGLGIIGGGNAPKEVVKANIDKVKSLTGKPFGVNIMLLSPFVEDIVDLVIEEGVKVVTTGAGNPGKYMERFHAAGITVIPVVPSVALAKRMEKLGVDAVIAEGMEAGGHIGKLTTMTLVRQVVEAVSIPVIAAGGIADGAGAAAAFMLGAEAVQVGTRFVVATESNAHPNFKAKILRAKDIDTTVSAQVVGHPVRAIKNKLATAYASAEKDFLRGEKTSEDIEVLGAGALRNAVVDGDVDYGSVMAGQIAGLIRKEESCAEIVRDIYDGAARVIKEQATRWATSGE
- a CDS encoding acyl carrier protein, whose protein sequence is MAVFEKVQAIIVEELGKDAEEVTLTTTFEDLDADSLDLFQVISEIEDEFDIQIESEEGLNTVADLVAYVEAQTK
- a CDS encoding beta-ketoacyl-ACP synthase III, producing the protein MTSFAKISHVAHYVPKQVIENDQLALLMDTSDEWIASRTGIRRRHITRNEDTSDLATQVAKQLLQKSGYAPETIDFIILATITPDSAMPSTAARVQANIGASQAFAYDLVAACSGFVFALSTAEKLIASGRYKRGMVIGAETLSKTLDWSDRSTAVLFGDGAGGVLLDVAEQPHFLGEIHRTDGSRGMDLQSGVSGLSSPFSETSVPHPYLKMEGRSIFEFALRDVTKTIQDLLVNHDLSDDEIDYYLLHQANRRILEKMAKKLGSHLAKFPANMAEYGNTSAASIPILLSECVEQGSILLDGSQTLVMSGFGGGLTWGAILLKL